Part of the Sphingobacterium sp. LZ7M1 genome, AATAAAAGTTTTTCGAGCAGGTCGACTCCTTAAAATTACCTATAAAAAGCGTATCTTTGCACATCTAAATTTTTACAGAGAAATCCTGTTGAAATATTTTGGATAACAGATAGTTAATCAGTCTCAAAAGTTACAATTAATACTTAAAATGAGTAACATATTTTACCAAGAAAAATTTGAGGATCGCCATAATGGTCCAAGTTCTGCGCAAGTAGAGGAAATGTTGAACGTGCTTTCAGTAGGTTCTTTGGATGAATTGATCGATCAGACCGTTCCTGCACAGATTCGTAAGAAACAAGCTTTGAACCTTCCTCCAGCACTTAGTGAGGTTGCGTATTTGGAAAAAATAGCTCAAATAGCTGAAAAGAACAAGGTATTCAAATCCTATATCGGTCAGGGATATAATGATGTGATCCTTCCGGGAGTTATTCAACGTAACGTTTTTGAAAATCCAGGATGGTATACTCAATATACGCCTTACCAAGCGGAAATCGCTCAGGGACGTTTGCAAGCCTTATTGAACTTCCAAACCATGGTTTCTGACCTTACTGGTTTAGAGATTGCAAATGCTTCGTTACTGGATGAGGCTACTGCTGCAGCTGAAGGTATGTTCATGTTGTACAGCACACGTAAAAACAAGGATGCAAATGTTTTCTTGGTGACTCCAAATGTGTATCCTCAAACCTTGGATGTATTGCAAACAAGGGCCGTTCCTTTCGGTGTTGAGATCAGGGTTGCAGATTTAACTGTAGAGAACCTAACGGACGATGTGTTTGCCACATACATCCAATATCCAGCAGCTGATGGTACGGTAAATGATTATAAAGAATTTTCTGCTTATGCCCACGATAAAGACATCACGGTATGCGTAGGTACAGACTTAATGTCATTGGCATTGTTGACTCCTCCGGGAGAATGGGGTGCGGATGTCGTTGTAGGTAACTCGCAACGTTTTGGTGTACCTATGGGATTCGGTGGACCTCATGCTGCTTTCTTCGCAACTAAGGACACTTATAAACGTAATATTCCAGGAAGAATCATCGGTGTTACTTCTGATTCCAATGGTGAATACGCTCTGCGTATGGCTCTTCAGACCCGTGAGCAACACATCCGTAGAGATAAAGCTTCTTCAAACATCTGTACAGCACAGGCGTTGTTGGCTATCATGGCTTCATTCTATGCAGTTTACCACGGTCCAAAAGGAATCAAAAATATCGCTTCCCGTATCAATGACTTGACGAAATTAGCTGATAAGGCTATCCAGGCATTGGGTTACGAACAAGTTAATGAATCATACTTTGATACCCTACGTTTTGACGTGGGCAAAGAAGTTGATGGCTTGAAGAGCGAAGCTTTGAACCATGAGCTAAACTTCTTCTACCAAGACGGTACAGTTGGTATCTCTATCGATGAGACCACTACTTTTGATGATATCCAAACCATCGTGAAAGTATTTGCTAAGGTAAAGGGCAAGCACATTACCGATGTTGACATGGATGGAATCGTTAAGGAATTAGGAACTTCTATTCCAGAACACTTGGAAAGATCTTCTGAGTACTTGACTCACCCAGTATTCAATAGCTATCACTCCGAGAGTGAAATGCTTCGTTATATCAAATCTTTGGAGGCAAAAGACCTTTCATTGTGCCATTCCATGATTCCTTTGGGATCATGTACCATGAAATTGAACGCAACGACAGAGATGGTTCCAGTTACTTGGGCTAGATTCGGTGGATTGCACCCATTTGCACCTGTTGACCAAACTTCAGGTTACATGCAATTGATCAATGAATTGAACGATTGGTTATGTGAAATCACAGGATTTGCCAAGATGTCTTTCCAACCAAACTCTGGTGCACAAGGTGAATACGCTGGATTAATGGTAATCCGTGCTTACCACCACAGCCGTGGAGATTTCGATAGAAACATCTGTTTGATCCCTGCATCTGCACATGGTACCAACCCTGCATCTGCTTCTATGGCAGGCTTGAAGGTCGTTGTCGTTAAATGTGACGATCGTGGTAATATCGATGTGGAAGATTTGAAAGCAAAAGCTACCGAACATGCAGCTCACTTGAACTCCTTGATGGTGACCTATCCGTCGACTCACGGAGTATTTGAAGAGCCAATTGTTGAAATCTGTAATATCATCCATGAGAATGGTGGTCAAGTATATATGGACGGTGCAAACATGAATGCTCAGGTAGGGTTGACTAGCCCAGGCTTCATCGGAGCAGACGTTTGTCACTTGAACTTACACAAGACTTTCTGTATTCCTCACGGTGGTGGAGGTCCAGGTATGGGTCCAATCGGTGTAGCAGAGCACTTAGTTCCTTTCTTGCCTAACCATGAGATCATTGAGATCTCTGGAGAAGAAGGGATTTCAGCTGTTTCAGCGGCTCCATTCGGTTCAGCTTCTATCTTGGTCATCTCGCATGCTTACATCGCTATGATGGGCGGAGAGGGCCTTACAAACGCTACCAAGACTGCCATCTTGAATGCCAACTATATCAAAGCTCGCCTAGAGCAACATTACCCAGTATTATATGCTGGTGCCAATGGTCGTTGTGCACACGAGATGATCTTGGATTGCCGTGGATTTAAGAACGTTGGAATCGAGGTTGCTGACATCGCTAAGCGTTTGATGGACTATGGTTTCCACGCTCCAACAGTATCCTTCCCAGTTGCTGGTACCTTGATGGTTGAGCCTACGGAATCAGAATCAAAAGCAGAATTAGATAGATTCTGTGATGCATTGATCGGTATCCGTGCCGAGATTGCTGCAGTTGAGAATGGAGAGGCAGATCAAAAAGACAACGTTTTGAAAAATGCACCACATACCGCTAGAGTGGTTACAGGTGATGAATGGGATAGACCATATTCTCGTCAGACTGCAGCTTATCCTATCGAATACTTAAGAGTAAACAAATTCTGGCCTTCAGTGGGTCGTGTGAATGATTCTCAAGGAGATAGAACATTAATCTGTTCATGCCCTCCGATGGAAGCATACGCAGAGATCTAAGAAGATCTGAAAATATAAAGAACCTGAAAAGCCTTTGCTCAAAACTGAGCAAAGGCTTTTCTATTTCTTGTAGAAAATCAGGTTAACCTCCTAAAACATGGCATTTCTGTTATGTTTTTACTATTTTAGGTTTTCAATTAAATCTGATTTTGAACATGAAAACCTACCTATCTCTATTATCGATTCTTGTATTATTCCTTTTAGGTACTCAATTTGCAGAAGCACAAAAGAAGCTGTTCCAATTTGGAGTGGAAAAGAGCTTTGACGAATCCATCTTAAACGCCAAAACCAAGGGCAAGGCTATCCAATGGATTGATGTCAATACCTCCGATACCACTTGGAAGGCGAAAGGAAACCTTCTTCAGAACAGCGGTAATCCGATAGGTGTAGTACGTTCGGAGAAGATGTATGAGAACTTTATCATGCATGTCGAGTGGAGACATCTGGAGAAAGGCGGCAACTCCGGGATTTTTGTATGGTGCGATGCCAAGGCAGATCCGAAAAGCAGGCTTCCGATGGGAATGGAAGTGCAGATGTTGGAGTTGGACTGGGTAAATATCAATGCAGTAGATGGCAAGCAACAGCCAATTGCCTATGTCCACGGTGAATTGTTCGGAGCCGGAGGGATGACCGCATCACCAGACAACCCAAGGGGCGAAAGGAGTAAGTCTTTAGAAAACAGGTGCCTCGGAGTAGGAGAGTGGAATAAATACACTGTTGTCTGTGTGGACGGGACAGTGAAATTAGCGGTTAATGGTAAATTCGTAAACAGTATCAGGCTTGCCTCCAAACGAAAAGGTTATCTTTGTTTAGAAGCTGAAGGGGCTAAAATGGAATTCAGGAACCTTCAGGTTATTGAATTGGAACCCGGAATGGATCGCCCAGAGTTTGTGGTTGATCCCTTGTAAGAGAATGTTTAACAAAAGGATATGATCAAGAAATACATTATTTATTTTTCGGTTGCTGCATTGGTAAGTTCTTGTGGCGGAGGGAAGTATGCCAGCACAGAAAAGATATATAAAAAGAAAGCCAAAGATTTCTCGGAGCTTTATAGGGAAGCCCCTGTAAAGGGACAGGTAGAAAAGATTGCGGCCAACAATAAGGAATGGATTGCTTCAACCAATTTTGGTGTCCGCAAGCCAAACTATGTGATGATCCATCACACCGCTCAAAAGGACCTGGACCAAACCGTCAGGACCTTCCATAATGA contains:
- the gcvP gene encoding aminomethyl-transferring glycine dehydrogenase, coding for MSNIFYQEKFEDRHNGPSSAQVEEMLNVLSVGSLDELIDQTVPAQIRKKQALNLPPALSEVAYLEKIAQIAEKNKVFKSYIGQGYNDVILPGVIQRNVFENPGWYTQYTPYQAEIAQGRLQALLNFQTMVSDLTGLEIANASLLDEATAAAEGMFMLYSTRKNKDANVFLVTPNVYPQTLDVLQTRAVPFGVEIRVADLTVENLTDDVFATYIQYPAADGTVNDYKEFSAYAHDKDITVCVGTDLMSLALLTPPGEWGADVVVGNSQRFGVPMGFGGPHAAFFATKDTYKRNIPGRIIGVTSDSNGEYALRMALQTREQHIRRDKASSNICTAQALLAIMASFYAVYHGPKGIKNIASRINDLTKLADKAIQALGYEQVNESYFDTLRFDVGKEVDGLKSEALNHELNFFYQDGTVGISIDETTTFDDIQTIVKVFAKVKGKHITDVDMDGIVKELGTSIPEHLERSSEYLTHPVFNSYHSESEMLRYIKSLEAKDLSLCHSMIPLGSCTMKLNATTEMVPVTWARFGGLHPFAPVDQTSGYMQLINELNDWLCEITGFAKMSFQPNSGAQGEYAGLMVIRAYHHSRGDFDRNICLIPASAHGTNPASASMAGLKVVVVKCDDRGNIDVEDLKAKATEHAAHLNSLMVTYPSTHGVFEEPIVEICNIIHENGGQVYMDGANMNAQVGLTSPGFIGADVCHLNLHKTFCIPHGGGGPGMGPIGVAEHLVPFLPNHEIIEISGEEGISAVSAAPFGSASILVISHAYIAMMGGEGLTNATKTAILNANYIKARLEQHYPVLYAGANGRCAHEMILDCRGFKNVGIEVADIAKRLMDYGFHAPTVSFPVAGTLMVEPTESESKAELDRFCDALIGIRAEIAAVENGEADQKDNVLKNAPHTARVVTGDEWDRPYSRQTAAYPIEYLRVNKFWPSVGRVNDSQGDRTLICSCPPMEAYAEI
- a CDS encoding DUF1080 domain-containing protein; its protein translation is MKTYLSLLSILVLFLLGTQFAEAQKKLFQFGVEKSFDESILNAKTKGKAIQWIDVNTSDTTWKAKGNLLQNSGNPIGVVRSEKMYENFIMHVEWRHLEKGGNSGIFVWCDAKADPKSRLPMGMEVQMLELDWVNINAVDGKQQPIAYVHGELFGAGGMTASPDNPRGERSKSLENRCLGVGEWNKYTVVCVDGTVKLAVNGKFVNSIRLASKRKGYLCLEAEGAKMEFRNLQVIELEPGMDRPEFVVDPL